One part of the Acipenser ruthenus chromosome 55, fAciRut3.2 maternal haplotype, whole genome shotgun sequence genome encodes these proteins:
- the LOC131723380 gene encoding histone H2A-like — translation MSGRGKTSGKARAKAKTRSSRAGLQFPVGRVHRLLRKGNYAQRVGAGAPVYLAAVLEYLTAEILELAGNAARDNKKTRIIPRHLQLAVRNDEELNKLMGGVTIAQGGVLPNIQAVLLPKKTEKPAKSK, via the coding sequence ATGTCTGGTAGAGGAAAGACTAGCGGAAAGGCGAGAGCCAAGGCTAAGACTCGCTCTtccagggcaggactgcagttcccagtcggCCGTGTCCACAGGCTGCTGCGGAAGGGAAACTACGCTCAGCGTGTCGGCGCTGGAGCCCCGGTCTATCTGGCCGCtgtgctcgagtacctgactgctgaaatcctggagctcgccgggaacgccgcccgggacaacaagaaaaccagaatcatcccgcgtcacctgcagctcgctgtccgcaacgacgaggagctcaacaagctgatgggaggcgtcaccatcgctcagggcggagtgctgcccaacatccaggccgtgctgctgcccaagaaaaccgagaagccCGCTAAGAGCAAGTAA
- the LOC131723379 gene encoding histone H3, with product MARTKQTARKSTGGKAPRKQLATKAARKSAPATGGVKKPHRYRPGTVALREIRRYQKSTELLIRKLPFQRLVREIAQDFKTDLRFQSSAVMALQEASEAYLVGLFEDTNLCAIHAKRVTIMPKDIQLARRIRGERA from the coding sequence ATGGCACGAACCAAGCAAACCGCTCGTAAGTCTACCGGAGGAAAGGCGCCCAGGAAGCAGCTCGCTACCAAGGCTGCCCGAAAGAGCGCCCCTGCTACCGGCGGCGTGAAGAAACCTCACCGTTACAGGCCCGGGACTGTGGCTCTCCGGGAGatccgccgctatcagaaatccaccgagcTGCTGATCCGCAAGCTGCCCTTCCAGCGGCTGGTCCGCgaaatcgctcaggatttcaagaccgacctgcgcttccagagctccgctgtcatggcgctgcaggaggctagcgaggcttacctggtcgggctctttgaggacaccaacctgtgtgccattcacgccaagagagtcaccatcatgcccaaagacatccagctggcccgccgcATCCGAGGGGAACGCGCATAA